A part of Bacillus rossius redtenbacheri isolate Brsri chromosome 1, Brsri_v3, whole genome shotgun sequence genomic DNA contains:
- the LOC134544011 gene encoding uncharacterized protein LOC134544011, translated as MPQGTETDAVDICPTPLLNSVSEDKQNNEWLAASWSDHLPDVLQRDHLSSILGNEDQPSAVEMMLPVSELQRHTIDFSTEILPEIPDVPIVLYQEPISICETPCNNDSFDYSVLANTSDRPNISEIEYDKASYIGNRENTNSNLSPECPDDPDWPIVHEETVDNNELTNQNNTDVIDGDTDGNVSQKKRSGRKRKNENQTKKIAKQKRNSNEDFYNYKGQLVQRKLFRDFECKCIRKCHSLVSTATRNEEFNKFWKLGDYNSQNMYIGACVKEVGKKRQYTSSTSKRNFSRVYTIRTIPVCRETFTETFQISSKRVNTALCKLRSDDLLDKRGKKQGGLNKVSDKKNGRGYGSDKQNTSIQIPL; from the exons ATGCCTCAAGGAACAGAAACAGATGCTGTAGACATTTGCCCAACACCATTATTAAATTCTGTTAGTGAAG ataaaCAGAATAACGAATGGCTAGCCGCATCTTGGAGTGACCATCTTCCAGATGTTCTACAAAGGGATCACCTTTCATCAATATTGGGAAATGAAGACCAACCCTCTGCAGTGGAAATGATGTTACCAGTATCAGAACTTCAAAGACATACAATAGATTTTTCCACAGAGATTCTACCTGAAATACCTGATGTTCCTATTGTGCTGTACCAAGAACCCATCTCAATATGCGAAACCCCGTGCAACAATGATTCATTTGACTATTCTGTATTAGCAAACACCTCAGATAGGCCTAACATTTCAGAAATAGAATATGATAAAGCATCATATATTGGCAACAGAGAAAACACCAATAGTAATCTTTCTCCTGAATGTCCCGATGACCCTGACTGGCCGATCGTCCATGAAGAAACGGTTGATAATAATGAACTGACCAACCAAAACAACACAGACGTGATAGATGGTGATACGGATGGAAATGTATCACAGAAGAAAAGAAgtggaagaaaaagaaaaaatgaaaatCAAACCAAAAAAATAGCCAAACAAAAGAGAAACAGCAATGAAGATTTTTATAACTACAAGGGACAACTTGTACAAAGAAAACTTTTCAGAGATTTTGAATGTAAATGTATCCGGAAATGTCACAGCCTTGTAAGTACAGCCACCAGGAATGAAGAGTTCAACAAGTTTTGGAAACTGGGAGATTATAATTCACAAAACATGTACATTGGCGCTTGTGTAAAAGAAGTTGGGAAGAAACGTCAATATACAAGCAGTACATCCAAAAGAAATTTCTCAAGAGTGTATACTATCAGAACTATACCTGTGTGCCGAGAAACATTCACAGAAACATTTCAAATCTCCAGCAAAAGGGTGAACACTGCATTATGCAAACTAAGATCAGATGACTTGCTGGACAAGCGAGGAAAAAAACAAGGTGGTTTAAACAAAGtcagtgataaaaaaaatggaagaggTTATGGCTCAGATAAACAAAATA